Genomic DNA from Fusarium oxysporum Fo47 chromosome IX, complete sequence:
GAGTTACTCAGCGGAGTATATGAACCGGGCCCATCGAACATTCTGTGACGTTTTCAATAACGTTATGCACCGCGCGGTTAATTCCACGGACCCTATCCGTATTTATAAGCTAGAACAAAGCCTGTTGCTTTCAAAgtttgttggttgttgttcAAGCTTTTATTGGTCACATTCAGAGCAACGTGGATCAGTTGTTGGTGCAGGGTTGGTCAATTATATGCATGTTCGATGTTCTGATACCTCGAGGCCTTTCGCTTCGAAATTGTCACGATTTCCTTATAAATGTTCGTATACAAGGTCTGTACGAGATTCTATACATCGGGGCAATTGTTGCACCGAATAAGGGCACGGCCCCGCAGGCATTGACGCATTGGACAAGATTACCGCTTGTCTCCACTTCAACGCCGCCTTACAATAGTAATTTCGAGGCGATTGTCGATCTACTACGCATGAAGAAACATAATGGCATGATAACGTGCTGCTATCTCAATTAATCCAGTATTATTAATGCCATGGGAAATTCAATTAGGAAAGGACTGAACAGAGTAGAATAAGAATCACCCAAATCCTCCAAATCCTTTATACACATTTGTATCAAAATAGGTGCTATCATTGTTTGCTTCATTGTCATTGATGATATCCATATACTAGACTTAGCTTATCACTTAGAGCCTATTGACTATATGGTCTTTTAAGATTTAGTAAGTGAAGTTTTCATGGAAGGGCCGTCCTGTTAAAGATTATATGCTGAACTTGAGTCTCGAGAACTTGGCTACAGTTGAGTTCTCAAAGCCTCCGAATGCTCTTGTGAGGGTAGTTTATGCCAAAACTATATAGAATTTCAACAAAAGTCAGGGTCGCCCAAAGGAGAACTTATGCCTCTTGTAGCAGGCGAAGCTTCAGGCTGCATCTCGCGTAGTCTTTCACAAGTGTGCATCCTGGCATTATTCACCAATGCACCTCGATTTTCTTGTCAACGATCTTTGCATTGAACCACTCGACAATCTCAGTTTTGTCCTGAACGACCATTGCACCTCGAAGTACATCGCTTAGTGCCAAAGCCTCAGCGGCCCGCCAAAGTCCAGCAGATGCAAGATTCCGCGCGATGCACTGTCGTGACCTGGCTCCGAAGTAAAAGCTGTCACGCAATATCTCCTGAGATGGACTCAGCCATCGCTCCGGCATGAACTCACGTGGGTTTGGAAAGGCCTCGGGATTATGATGCAGCATGAATGCTCCGGCGCCGACGCTGGTACCAGCTGGGATGTTGGGCAGACCAGGAAGTTGCATTCCACTAGGAGGGACGATGTGACGGAAACGAGTTGGATTAGCCATGGCGAGACGTAGACTTTCTTTCACGACACCAGTTAGATAAGGCAGAGATTAGACATCTTGATCAGTATTTTCGACGACTTCCTTGTAAACTCGATCGTATCTGAAAACATGGTTAGTACTCTTCGGAGATGGAGACGAAGCATATGTATTACTTCTCGGGATGTTGAGCTAAGTTCCAGCATAGTATCGACATCGTCGTTCCCGCAGCGCCGGTACCAGCAAACATGACACCAACAACGTGGGCTATAGCCTCGTCACGCGAGATACCAGCAGCCAATGATCGACCTTAGAATGTGTCGGGCTCATggtccttttcttcaacgaTGCTTCTGTCAGCCACGCAAGTGGCATACCCTTGTATCATATCAATACTCTGTGCGACGACGATCTTTTTCTTGTCAAGCTTCGCAGCCCACTCGTTGACAAAGTCATAGAGCCAGCCAGGCACGTAGAAAATGCGACCTCCAGCGATGAAGTTATTGATGAACTCAGTGACGCAGAGTCGACCTTTGTCGATGCCGTTGAACTACTCGCGGAATAGGTATGCTGTCACCGTATCTAGAGCGAGAGCACGAAATAAGTTGAGAACATCTACTGGGGCACCGTTTGCCTCAGCCTTCCTGCGTTTCATCTCAGCCACAAAAGCATCGAGAACCTTGTCAGCATCCGGTTTGCCTTTTGCAATTCGTTGATGGGCAAACATGGGCGCCACGGCTTTCGCCCTCGGCGCCCGATGAGCCGGGTCCAGGGCTGAGAAGATGGTCTCAAAGCCGTTGACGTCGTAATTACGGTAAATAGGACATTTCAAGTAGCCTCAGGTCTTGATGTAGATGAGATTGAGGGCCGCGCCATCGGACATGTCGACTTCATTGGGTGCGATTCTCACAACTGGATCATATTTCTTGTGCAGCCCGTCAACGACGCGGCATTCAACTCCTGTCCAGGTGAGCCACCATAGCCAGGTCGGGGTGGATTGGGCGATGAGAGGGCCTGGGATGTGATCGAGGGGGTCATTGTAGAGTCGCCACAGAAGGGCAGTCAGAAGCGCCACTATGATGGCCGCGCTGACATGTAGAGGGCTTACAAGACCTTGAGTGTCATTAGAAGTGTCGACAGCCATGATGTTTGAAAGGCCAAGGAAATTTGCGTGCAAAAGAGAGACGGCAAGTCCGAAGTGAAATGACCAAGGGGTGAAGTCAGCTAACAACGGTCGCAAGGTAGAGTAGAGGTTGTCATTCAAGGTGCATGCGTGTTCAACCTTGGTACTCGGCAATAAGCGTGTCTGACTTGTGCTGCAGTATCAGGTATGGCTTGAAAGGAGCAAGTGGCAATGTATGTTGCATGCACAGGAGGAGGCTCTACGAGCATCCATTAGGTTCAAGCAAGATGCAGTACGTAATTGGATGTCAAATTGTCAATCGCCATCTTCAGGTAAAGAAGTGCTCTCACTGGACCTCAATACAAGATGAGCCTTCTACTTCTTTACTTTTTCCTCAGCCTGATTCTGTACATCTGAGAGAAGTAGCACACCACGCATATGCAAGTGCACGCCGGTCATCCTTCAGACCAATAGCATCCGGCCTTCCGCTGTAACACAACATCTGCAGTTGCACGCAAACGAAACACACGAAACATCCACGCGCTCGCAAGCCCACCACCTACATACGACTGTGTATTACCTGGCAGGTGCCTGTAATACAGGCTCTTGCCCCTCTGTAGTGACGCCTCAATACCTGAGGCTCACTATAGCCATCTTCTGAGGCTCTAATTCCCCTCCCCAACATCCACCATCTCTACACTTACATCCGTCCATTGCTTCCATTTTAGCCGCTTCTCGGGCTGTAACAAAATTACAATCTGCCTTGCATGCATCCACACACAATCCGACACTATGAGTTTCGGTTTCTCCGTGGGTGATATGCTTCAACTGATTgatctggccaagaagactCGGCGACGCGCCGGCTCAATTCAGGCAGATATCCGATGAGTATCGAAGCCGTCGGACCATATCGATAAAGAGTAATTAACGGACAGCAATATCGGAGTCAAAACGCTGTCAAATGTCTTGCGCGACTTCGAAGATGTTATCCCCGAGCGTGCGCTACCAGAAGCCCTGTCAGAGTCTCTCAAGGACCATTGTCGACGTTTGCACCCGCTTACTAGAAGAGATACAAACGGTGTTACTCAAGTATCATGCTTTGGACGATAAGAATGGTAAAGCACGAAAAATATGGAAGAGACTTCGCTGGGAACCGGATGACGTTAAAGATATGCGACAGCGATTAACCTCCAATATTGTGTTGTTAAGCACCATCAATGACACACTGAATGGGTAGGTTGTCCGTCTACTAATTCCGGGAAGAGGGAGTCTGACAAACCCGCAGCCAATATCTGGCCAAGGTCCAGGAGGGCATTGATAAGCTTCATGACTTCAATGAAGACCAGGAGTTCAGTATTATCACGGAATAACTCTCGTCGTTACAAAATGCAGCGCAGCATAAGGATATCTTGACCAGAATCCAGTCCGGCACTAGGAAATAGTTCCTCACCTCTCAGCAATATGTGAATTGGCGAGAGTCAACTCGCAGCATGCTTTTCTGCCCTGGTCTTCCAGGTGGAGGCAAGACCGTCATTGCTGCATCTATCATAGATGATTTACTGTATAAGTTCGAGACAGAGGACAGACTCGGTGTCGCGCTCATATACTGCAGTTATAAAAGACAGCATGAGCAAAGTGTCGAGGCTTGAATGGCTAGTCTGCTCAAACAACTTGTCCAGCAATTACCCAAGATGCCCCCGACTATACGCAATTTGTATCATCGGCGGCAGGATCGAAGGGAACTGGGATTACACAGAGTGTGAGAGTGTCAGGTTTGAGCGAAAACGTTGATCTCGTTTCGTCCGCAGAGCCTCATCTCTCATACGTAGCCAATCGTAACAGAACTTGCTTTTCCATACTATACCCTGAACTCCATACCAGATCAGGATCGACGGTTGACTGCAGCCTGTGTGATAGAGACGAATGTATTACTGCGGCACATCTAATGTAGAGTGACCAACACCGTTGCTCGAGAGCAGATCAGGCTCGAACGTCTTGTCTCACAAAATGAGGGGAAACATGATGGTGTGCAACCATTCCAAGCTGTGTTACCCCAACTTATAACAAGGCTTACAGAAAAGGGCGTATCGCTACTTGGCTGCTTTAGTGAGACCGGGCTGTCGTCGTTGGGTTCCTGGTATTGGCATCTTGCTTACATGGCCCTCACCTCCCATCTTCGCCACAACCTATCATGTGATTCACCACGTTACTCAGCACTACCCCAAGCGAAGTATGCTTACTTTACTGTACACTATAGGCGAATAGTGATAATACGTCAGGCTCTCAATTGACTGCGCATAACCAAACCCCCTCGATTGAGTGGTTCGAAATGGCATTGTGTTGAAACGTTAAAACGGAATATCCCGCGTTCACAACTGATTAGCCACGTTATGTTCTGAGGAAACCCATATCGTTCTTCATGGCTTTTCGTTCGTGTGTACTTGGGCAATGCTCCAAATCATGGAAACAATAGCACCAAGCACCGTCTTTCGTGTGGTAAAATTCACAGATTTGGATAGTGGCTTCTGACCTCTGGGCATGGACATACACTAAACCACAATGCCACAATTATCTTTCACAAGCTTTAGGTTAAAGGACCAGAACAGGCTTCAAGCCCCAGCATAAAACCAAGGACGACACTGCACTGTCCTCACTGCTGCCTAGGGTGATACTTTGTGACGAGAGGGTTGGACGAGTGCTCAGTTCGAACTCACGGCAATCCTTTGTTCTACAGCTTGCAGCAGCTTCTCAACTTGGACACACTCGGAACAGTAAAGTGGTTCCTTACTAGCAGGGACGTTCCGGAGATACGGTCCGTCAAGGACGCTTTCAAAGCTGTCGAAATTAGTCCAAACCTCACGAACACTTCCAAAGACATCCGTGCCTTTCTCGACGCCCAGAGGATCTGCCCAACTCACGATGAGCCCTGGTTTGACACAGACGAACACAAATTTCTCTATGCAGCGCTGATCTGTGAGATTGCAAAGAACAAGGCCTACAGAACTAAGCAAGGAGCCATTGATGCCCTGAAAAGCTTCCCCAGAGGCTTGGAAGACTGCTATATCAAGTCGTTGGCCAGGATTTCAGGACTGCCCTATCACAAACAGGACCTAGCCAAGCAAGTTTGATGCATAACTATACATGAACCTAGTGCCCATACGCCGGCCAATAATATTAACGTACTGTCACAGGCGAACCTTTCGAATCCTTACATTGTCGGAAAAGGAACTTACCCTGATGGAGCTTATTGACGCCCTCAAGTCTTATACTGATCCTGCCAACGATggcatcaagtccaagaaaGATGCACTTCGCGTTTACGATAGAGTAAAGGACGTCTGCAGCCCGTTGATCACCATGGAAGACACGAATGATTCTCAGAAGATCTCACAGTGCCACAAGTCAGTCAAGGACTTTTTTATCGACccaaagaacaagaggagAATTGAAGAGTACCTGCCGGACTTTATCGACGAGAACAAAGCGTTAGAGGAGCTTGGAGTCAGTTGCATCGAGTATCTCAGTGAGGAACGATACCAAGTTCCGTCTGACCTAAAAGCGCTGGTCACAAGGTCAGAGTCATCCTACAACAATGCTTTCCTTCGCTACGCCGCCGTCCTTTGGCATATGCATATGCAAGACATAACGCCAAGCTCTGAAACCCTGAAGACTGTTGAAGACTTTCTCAAGAGCCCTGCATTTTGGCCTTGTATCTACGTACAAAGTCACGCAGCTCCTCATCTTTTCGCACGGTATAAGCGGGAAACAAGTCATTATAAGCCGATCCTGGGAACAATACCTAATGCAGGACTTCAATTTGCACTTCCCCTGCCACCATGGAAAGAAGACTCTTCGTCCGCAGATTACGTATCGCTGGACCGCTCATTCTGTGCTTTTGTTCTGGACTGGGGCGAACTTCTTACTAAGAACCCtgatcaacttcatcatgCTGTTCCGCTCACTCTTTATAAACCCAGCTGTCACCTCAAAGCTCCCAGCGGGCTTCAAAAATTTCACATCAAATATGTTGCCAAGTTACTCGAATCAACGACCGAGATGCGTGTATTGGAGTCGTCGTTCTCTTCTACGGGTAAGAAACGTGGTAAAACACTGCAGCTTCAGGTCATTCGCGAGAACGGTTTGATGCCCCATCGCTGGGTCAAAGTGAATCAAGTGGATGTCTTCTCTCGGTCGAAGTCTGATCAAAATAGAGAGGTCGTCCTCGACTCATCAGCCCCTGACAGCGAATGTATCACCACAATTGCCCGGGATAGCAAGAAGGGCGACTCCTTTCTACAGAGTTGGAAAGTAAACAGTCGTGATTTGAGTATTACTCGTTGCCTTCTGGGGGACGCGTCAGGGAACCGAGTTGATCAGGCCCCTCCGCAAGTGTGTAGAGACCTGGACTTGGGACTGGATGGCAAAGGACAATGGAATCTAGTGCAGATTGATGTCGTTACACAGCCGACTCGAAAAGACTCGGATTCAACGACTCGGCTATTCTATTTCCGCAAGGGTCAATGCCTGGTTCATCCCCATGAAAGAGCAAAGTCACCCAATAATGTAATCGTCAGCAACTCAGATTCCCAAGACAGTAGTTCAGACTCTGATGGCGACTTTGGTTGGAGTTCGGACTCTGATGATGACTCTGATTCAAGTGATACGCACAGTATCAATGGGGAGAGGAATGAAAGCCTGGAAACTTCAGATATTCTGGATGGAGGACGCAAAGAGCCGATGACAGAATGTCTTATCGTGGCAAATGACTTTGGCAGACCTGTTTGGCGACCAATCCAGACCGACCACTTATCATGGTCTAGGATAATAGGCACTCGTCATCCGGCATTGCCTATCGTAGCTGTCTCTTATAAGTTTGGTGGACTCGACTTACTCAACGACGATAGTGGCTCCAGTACAAGTTTGGAGATCTCTGAAAAGGGGCAAAACAAAACGCTAGAGCCGGTGGCAGTGTCACGAGGTAAAGCAACCACCTACTCATTTTACGACGAATGATGAACATTCATGCTGACGTTCAATTAGAGGTGCAATTCTCGCCGTGCGGGAAATTCCTCACTCTTTTGTCCATCAGCCTTTACCAGAAGGACGTCCGTGTGGAGTGTCAAGTCACTGTGTCATGCTTCGAATTTCTTCAAACTACTTCTGGATATAGCTTCCAAACTCGCAAGAATGGCATATTGACAAGCTTTAGCTACAGATTCCTGGGCAAGGTCGACGAACTACCTCGACCGTACATCATGACAAACTGGACAGCTGAATACGTTGTCTTAGCTCTGCCTCCATTGACCTATAGTCCGAAGATCATTAAAATATCGCTCTCGCCTGTCTAAGATCAGGCCAGCACGCCGAGAGACTTCCCACCAAGAACATCGACACTCACACATCCTTTGTTCTTCCCACAATCGATTATTTCCCGTGACCCCCATATTATGTACGGCGATGGAGGCTCACATGAGAAAGACAGTTACTTATATCTCGTCTTGGACACTCCagatccatcatcatcgtgTGCAGAATCAACGCTGCGCTGTGGACCTGGCCACTTCCGGAGATTGGAATGCCCTGCAAGTACACACAATGACAAGAGGACTGGAGTCAGCGGTCCAGTGGTAATGGGATGGAAAATATCAGGCAGTGGCAAGGCCGGAAAGACTGGCGACAGTGAAGACGATGGAGGTGCTTCTGGAGAAAAGCTTGCATGGCGGGAATGGGACAATGAAGACGAGGTTTCTGAAGATGTCAAAGCCAAGAGGTCGGCTACGGATGAGTATGACTTGTTGCGGGGTGATTTTGTGGGAGAGACATACTCTGTTCCCATCCGATCCGGGCTGAATTGGACCAAAGAAGGCGTTCTTAGTTGTTGAACGCATTCCATGTCTGATATTGACATATATTCATAGTATCATTGGTGTTAGAAAGCATTATTCATGACTGAAGTGAGAGTGCCAAAACACTAAGTTCCTTTTGGTTGAGCTGCTATGACCTTCTGCAAGTTCCGATCACGCTCTGCCAGTGACTCTGCTGTTGGTAGTCCATAAGCCTGTTCCGTTTCCGTCGTGATCTTATCCGTCCAATCCCCACCAGCATCAGTCCCTTGCTTAGTCGCAGACGTCCCCTTGAGACTAACTTCGCCTGCGTCATCCCAACAAGCCTCCATGGTATCTGCCAAATTATGCAGAAATGCCCCGATTCCTCCAATCCCGCCGGCACTGTTATATGTCTTGAATGGTCCAGCTACCGCCCAACGCGGTGCTATGCTAGCCTCAACGATAGTGTCAAGATCTTCGACTGAGACAACGTCGTTTGAGACTAGATGACAAGCTTCGCGGAATAGAGCGAATGCTAGACGGTTTCCGACGAAGCCTTGGGTCTCTTTGTTGATTCTGACGGGGCGATGACCGGAGCCGAGATTCTTGAAGTAATCAATGGCAAATTGAGTTCGTTCTGGTTCCGTATGAGGCGAGGGGACGACTTCAATCAATGGCATTATATGAGGCTTGATGACGATATCAGTAGGACGgtttgagaaggagagtTGATCGAGCTCACCGGATTGAAAGGGTGAACCACGAGAACTCTGGTCTTGTCCTCTAGATCCTCCACCTGTCTCGATGCACTTATCCCAGAGGTGGAGCTCCATAAGTGAGCACTTGAAGGTGCGTATTTAACGACCTCAGCCCAGTTGGACTTTTTGAAATTAACACTATCAGGTCCTTGCTCTTGGACGATTGTTGCGCCAGAGCAAACTTCTTCGATTGAAGAGCATATGAGCAGTCGACCGTCCGCAACGAGTTTCTCGACTGTAAGATCAACCTTTGAAatttctttctttgttgATTCAAGATACACCGGTAAGAGCCTTTCGATATGCTCCTTCAAATCACTGCGGACGTCGTACAGTCTGAGGTTGGCGTTGGAATAGCGTAGGTGCAGTGCGGCAAATGAAAGACCAATTGTGCCCAAGCCGATGAGGGCaattatttctttcttttcactTTCAGACATTATACCAGTTTTCACTATGGTGAATGAAAGGACGGTTCAGAAGTCTATGGCGTGATGATAGCGCGAATTTTGAGGCCGAAGTCTTGGTGGAGAAGAGGGGAAACTGACCCGAGGTTAAAATAAGTGATCACATTGGAACATAGTCGGCTGACAAACTATTCATATCTCTCAAAACTAGCCTTCTATCTATATCTCAAAAATTGTACAGAGTCTGATTTATgtcttattcttttttacAGAGTAACAACGATCTTCTTAGCCGAAACTCCCTTGGCGAGCGTGTTGATGCCCAGCTGAACAGCCTCTAAACCCTTCCCAACAACCTCCGCTGCCGGAACCACCTTGAATTTACCCTGCTCCAAAGCAGCAGGTATATAATTCCCGAAAACAGCCTTGGCAACAGGGGTGTTGATAATACTAATCGCAAGAATAGTCTTGGCCTCAACGCCCTCGACTACAGAGGAGGCAGATCGAACGCAAATGAGCTTGCGAAGACCATCGGCGTGAACAATCGATTGGCTTGCGCTGTTCATGCCGTCTTCTGAACCGCTGGCGTCAAATGCACCCGCGAGCTTCTTACCGGTGAGGAGAGAGGCGATGTCTTTGGTGACCTGGGGAGACTTGTATTCGAAAACGTGGTCTGCTCCAAGACTCTTGACGTATTCGTGGTTTTTGGCAGATGCAGTCGTAATGACTTCGTAGCCAGCCGCTTTAGCAAGTTGAACTGCTGAACCACCGACACTAGATGCCCCTCCCCAGATGAGAACCGTCTCCCCAGTAGGCGTAGGGTTAAGACTAGGATATCTCATCGCCAGCGTCACATCGCCGAAAAGCGACCACGCAGCCGTAGCAAGCGAAAGCGGCAAAACAGCAGCTTGTTCAAAGCTCAAACCCTCCGGAATTTTGGAAGCGCACTCGGCGCGAATAACCGTGTATTCCTGGAATGCGCTGTGCGCATTATCCTTGGTAGCGAGTGACGTCGCATAGCCCAGGACTCTGTCGCCGGGCTTGAAGGCGGTGATATCAGGGCCTACGGCTTCAACGGTGCCGGCGACATCTTCGCCGAGAATAACGGGGTATTGCGAGGGTtggatgaagatgccgacGTATTGGTTGGCGATGTCAACGGGGTTGATCGCAATGGCTGAGTTTTTGACGAGGATGTGGCCTGAAGATGGTTCGGTGAGGGGGGCTTCCTTGACCTCGAGTGGTGACGTCTTTGCGGCGACTAGCCAGGCGGCGTTATTGGAAGGCATATCGGCAGATGAAGTAACTCTAAAGATAATACAATTTAACTCAGATAGATCTATCGTAAGACAAGAAATAGAGATGTAAGTGTAAGTGCTTGCAGATGTAAAATCTTGGCTACGAGTAAGATTGACGTCGAATGCTCTTCGTCATTCCTGACAAAGGGACCCGTTCATCACGTCAATTATCGTGTGGTTGGCTGGGACTTGGTCCACGATCGGTTTAGCGGTGTTTAAGAGAGTTTTTGGGCCTCGGTGCTTGCCGCGGTATTGTCTCGTTCTGTCCAAGTCTAGTGGATACACGATCTTCGATCTTAGCTTCTGTTTGGTGTTAGTGCGGTTTTGGGG
This window encodes:
- a CDS encoding cytochrome P450, giving the protein MAVDTSNDTQGLVSPLHVSAAIIVALLTALLWRLYNDPLDHIPGPLIAQSTPTWLWWLTWTGVECRVVDGLHKKYDPVTIFSALDPAHRAPRAKAVAPMFAHQRIAKGKPDADKVLDAFVAEMKRRKAEANGAPFNGIDKGRLCVTEFINNFIAGGRIFYVPGWLYDFVNEWAAKLDKKKIVVAQSRSLAAGISRDEAIAHVVGVMFAGTGAAGTTMSILCWNLAQHPENLRLAMANPTRFRHIVPPSGMQLPGLPNIPAGTSVGAGAFMLHHNPEAFPNPREFMPERWLSPSQEILRDSFYFGARSRQCIARNLASAGLWRAAEALALSDVLRGAMVVQDKTEIVEWFNAKIVDKKIEVHW
- a CDS encoding chaperonin 10-like protein, with translation MPSNNAAWLVAAKTSPLEVKEAPLTEPSSGHILVKNSAIAINPVDIANQYVGIFIQPSQYPVILGEDVAGTVEAVGPDITAFKPGDRVLGYATSLATKDNAHSAFQEYTVIRAECASKIPEGLSFEQAAVLPLSLATAAWSLFGDVTLAMRYPSLNPTPTGETVLIWGGASSVGGSAVQLAKAAGYEVITTASAKNHEYVKSLGADHVFEYKSPQVTKDIASLLTGKKLAGAFDASGSEDGMNSASQSIVHADGLRKLICVRSASSVVEGVEAKTILAISIINTPVAKAVFGNYIPAALEQGKFKVVPAAEVVGKGLEAVQLGINTLAKGVSAKKIVVTL